In Pseudomonas asiatica, the following are encoded in one genomic region:
- a CDS encoding alkene reductase, whose amino-acid sequence MTTLFDPITLGDLQLPNRIIMAPLTRCRADEGRVPNALMAEYYVQRASAGLILSEATSVSAMGVGYPDTPGIWNDEQVRGWNNVTKAVHAAGGRIFLQLWHVGRISHPSYLNGELPVAPSAIQPKGHVSLVRPLSDYPTPRALETEEIIDIVEAYRSGAENAKAAGFDGVEIHGANGYLLDQFLQSSTNQRTDRYGGSLENRARLLLEVTDAAIEVWGANRVGVHLAPRADAHDMGDADRAETFTYVARELGKRGIAFICSREKEADDSIGPLIKEAFGGPYIVNERFDKASANAALASGKADAVAFGVPFIANPDLPARLAADAPLNEARPETFYGKGPVGYIDYPRL is encoded by the coding sequence ATGACCACGCTTTTCGATCCGATCACCCTGGGCGACCTGCAACTGCCCAACCGCATCATCATGGCCCCGCTCACCCGCTGCCGGGCCGACGAAGGCCGCGTGCCCAACGCGCTGATGGCCGAGTATTACGTACAGCGCGCCAGCGCCGGGCTGATCCTCAGCGAGGCGACCTCGGTCAGCGCCATGGGCGTCGGCTACCCGGATACCCCTGGTATCTGGAACGACGAACAGGTGCGTGGCTGGAACAACGTGACCAAGGCCGTGCATGCCGCCGGCGGGCGCATCTTCCTGCAGCTGTGGCATGTTGGCCGCATCTCCCACCCCAGCTACCTGAACGGCGAGCTGCCGGTGGCCCCCAGCGCGATCCAGCCCAAAGGCCATGTAAGCCTGGTGCGCCCGCTCAGTGACTACCCCACCCCACGCGCGCTGGAAACCGAAGAAATCATCGACATCGTCGAGGCCTACCGCAGCGGTGCCGAGAATGCCAAGGCTGCCGGTTTCGATGGCGTGGAAATCCACGGCGCCAACGGCTACCTGCTCGACCAGTTCCTGCAGAGCAGCACCAACCAGCGCACCGACCGCTACGGCGGTTCGCTGGAAAACCGTGCGCGGCTGCTGCTGGAAGTGACCGATGCGGCCATTGAGGTGTGGGGCGCAAACCGCGTGGGCGTGCACCTGGCGCCGCGGGCCGATGCCCATGACATGGGCGATGCCGACCGTGCCGAAACCTTTACCTACGTGGCCCGTGAGCTGGGCAAGCGTGGTATTGCCTTCATCTGCTCGCGGGAAAAGGAAGCCGATGACAGTATCGGCCCGCTGATCAAGGAAGCGTTCGGCGGCCCGTACATCGTCAACGAGCGGTTTGACAAGGCCAGTGCCAATGCCGCCCTGGCCAGCGGCAAGGCCGACGCCGTGGCGTTTGGCGTGCCGTTCATCGCCAACCCTGACCTGCCGGCGCGGCTGGCGGCGGATGCGCCGTTGAACGAGGCGCGGCCGGAGACTTTCTATGGCAAGGGGCCGGTGGGGTACATCGACTATCCGCGGTTGTAA
- a CDS encoding NAD-dependent epimerase/dehydratase family protein, which produces MRILVTGASGFIGGRFARFALEQGLDVRVSGRRAEGVEHLVKRGAQFIPGDLGDAELARRLCQGVEAVVHCAGAVGNWGRYQDFYQGNVVVTENVVEGCLKEHVRRLVHLSSPSIYFNGRSRLDIREDQVPRRFHDHYGQTKYMAEQKVFGAQEFGLEVLALRPRFVTGAGDASIFPRLMQMQRKGRVAIIGNGLNKVDFTSVHNLNEALLSALFADDRALGQAYNISNGQPLPLWDVVNYVMRQMQLPQVTRYRSYGLAYSLAALNEAACMLWPGRPQPTLSRLGMQVMSRDFTLDISRARQYLDYQPKVSLWTALDEFCAWWKHQPPGQ; this is translated from the coding sequence ATGCGAATTCTGGTCACCGGCGCGAGTGGCTTCATTGGCGGGCGCTTTGCGCGCTTTGCCCTGGAGCAGGGCCTGGACGTGCGGGTCAGCGGCCGTCGAGCCGAAGGGGTCGAGCACCTGGTCAAGCGCGGCGCCCAGTTCATCCCCGGCGACCTGGGGGATGCCGAGCTGGCCCGCCGCCTGTGCCAGGGCGTCGAGGCGGTAGTGCACTGCGCTGGCGCAGTGGGCAACTGGGGGCGCTACCAGGACTTCTATCAAGGCAATGTGGTGGTCACCGAAAACGTGGTCGAGGGCTGCTTGAAGGAGCACGTACGGCGGCTGGTACACCTGTCGTCGCCGTCGATCTACTTCAATGGCCGCTCGCGCCTGGACATCCGTGAAGACCAGGTGCCTCGCCGCTTCCACGACCACTACGGGCAGACCAAGTACATGGCCGAGCAGAAAGTGTTCGGTGCCCAGGAGTTCGGCCTCGAGGTGCTGGCGCTGCGCCCACGCTTCGTCACCGGCGCTGGCGATGCCAGTATCTTCCCGCGGCTGATGCAGATGCAGCGCAAGGGGCGCGTGGCGATCATCGGCAACGGCCTGAACAAAGTCGATTTCACCAGCGTGCACAACCTTAACGAAGCACTGCTCAGTGCCCTGTTCGCTGACGACCGGGCGCTGGGCCAGGCTTACAACATCAGTAACGGCCAGCCGCTGCCGCTGTGGGATGTGGTCAACTACGTGATGCGCCAGATGCAGCTGCCGCAGGTTACCCGTTACCGTTCCTACGGCCTGGCCTACAGCCTGGCCGCGCTGAACGAGGCGGCCTGCATGTTGTGGCCGGGACGCCCGCAACCGACCCTGTCGCGCCTGGGGATGCAGGTGATGAGCCGCGATTTCACCCTGGATATCAGCCGCGCCCGACAGTACCTGGACTACCAGCCCAAGGTCAGCCTGTGGACGGCATTGGATGAATTCTGTGCCTGGTGGAAGCACCAGCCGCCGGGGCAGTAA
- a CDS encoding LysR family transcriptional regulator ArgP, producing MFDYKLLAALAAVIEQGGFERAAQVLGLSQSAISQRIKLLEARVGQPVLVRATPPSPTEVGRQLLNHVQQVRLLERDLQRQVPALDEEGMPERLRIALNADSLATWWAGAVGNFCAQQNVLTDLVVEDQEVGLKRMRAGEVAACLCGSERPVAGARSLPLGAMRYRALASPGFMARHFPQGFAASRLARTPAIVYGPDDFLQHRYLASLGIEDGFLHHLCPSSEGFLRMTEAGLGWGLVPELQAREQLASGRLVEICSDTPIDVPLYWHHWRNGGQLLAQLTDHLRHSARQWLVPL from the coding sequence ATGTTCGACTACAAGCTGCTGGCCGCCCTCGCCGCCGTGATCGAGCAGGGTGGTTTCGAACGCGCGGCGCAGGTGCTGGGCTTGTCGCAGTCGGCCATTTCCCAGCGCATCAAGCTGCTTGAGGCGCGGGTCGGCCAGCCGGTGCTGGTGCGTGCCACGCCGCCAAGCCCGACCGAAGTCGGCCGCCAGTTGCTCAACCATGTGCAGCAGGTGCGCCTGCTTGAGCGCGACCTGCAGCGCCAGGTGCCGGCGCTGGACGAGGAGGGCATGCCGGAGCGCTTGCGCATCGCCCTCAATGCCGACAGCCTGGCCACTTGGTGGGCCGGTGCGGTGGGTAACTTCTGCGCACAGCAGAATGTGCTGACCGACCTCGTGGTGGAAGACCAGGAAGTGGGCCTGAAACGCATGCGTGCGGGCGAGGTGGCGGCCTGCCTGTGTGGCAGCGAGCGGCCAGTGGCCGGGGCGCGCAGCCTGCCACTGGGTGCCATGCGCTACCGGGCGCTGGCCAGCCCCGGGTTCATGGCGCGGCATTTTCCGCAGGGCTTCGCCGCCAGCCGCCTGGCCCGTACCCCGGCGATCGTGTACGGCCCGGACGACTTCCTGCAACACCGCTACCTGGCATCGCTGGGCATCGAGGATGGCTTCCTGCACCACCTGTGCCCGTCGTCCGAAGGCTTCCTGCGCATGACCGAAGCTGGCCTGGGCTGGGGCCTGGTGCCTGAACTGCAGGCCCGCGAGCAACTGGCCAGCGGCCGGCTGGTGGAAATCTGCAGCGATACCCCCATCGATGTGCCGCTGTACTGGCATCATTGGCGCAATGGCGGGCAACTGCTCGCGCAACTGACCGACCACCTGCGGCACTCCGCACGGCAATGGCTGGTGCCCTTGTAG
- a CDS encoding LysE/ArgO family amino acid transporter, producing MWQSYLNGMLVAFGLIMAIGAQNAFVLAQSLRREHHLPVAALCIVCDAILVAAGVFGLATVLAHNPTLLAIARWGGAVFLIWYGAKALRSACSRQSLQHQQGQGARSRRAVLLSALAVTLLNPHVYLDTVLLIGSLGAQQAAPGAYVAGAASASLLWFSTLAIGAAWLAPWLARPATWRMLDLMVAVMMFAVAAQLIFN from the coding sequence ATGTGGCAAAGCTATCTCAACGGCATGCTCGTGGCCTTCGGCCTGATCATGGCCATCGGTGCACAGAACGCTTTCGTCCTCGCCCAGAGCTTGCGCCGCGAGCATCATTTGCCGGTGGCGGCACTGTGCATCGTCTGTGACGCCATCCTGGTGGCTGCCGGAGTGTTCGGCCTGGCCACCGTGCTGGCGCACAACCCGACCTTGCTGGCGATCGCCCGCTGGGGCGGCGCGGTGTTCCTGATCTGGTACGGCGCCAAGGCTTTGCGCAGCGCCTGCTCCAGGCAGAGCCTGCAGCACCAGCAAGGCCAGGGTGCGCGCTCACGCCGCGCGGTGTTGCTCAGTGCCCTGGCGGTGACCCTGTTGAACCCGCACGTGTACCTCGACACGGTGCTGCTGATCGGCTCGCTGGGCGCCCAGCAGGCTGCGCCTGGCGCCTACGTGGCCGGCGCTGCCAGCGCCTCGCTGCTGTGGTTCTCGACCCTGGCGATCGGTGCGGCCTGGCTGGCGCCGTGGCTGGCCAGGCCGGCGACCTGGCGCATGCTCGACCTGATGGTGGCGGTGATGATGTTCGCGGTGGCGGCGCAGTTGATCTTCAACTGA
- a CDS encoding superoxide dismutase, producing MAFELPPLPYAHDALQPHISKETLEYHHDKHHNTYVVNLNNLVPGTEFEGKTLEEIVKSSSGGIFNNAAQVWNHTFYWNCLAPNAGGQPTGALADAINAAFGSFDKFKEEFTKTSVGTFGSGWGWLVKKADGSLALASTIGAGCPLTSGDTPLLTCDVWEHAYYIDYRNLRPKYVEAFWNLVNWAFVAEQFEGKTFKA from the coding sequence ATGGCTTTTGAATTGCCGCCGCTGCCGTACGCCCACGATGCCCTGCAGCCGCACATCTCCAAGGAAACCCTGGAGTATCACCACGACAAACACCACAACACCTATGTCGTGAACCTGAACAACCTGGTCCCAGGCACCGAATTCGAAGGCAAGACCCTGGAAGAGATCGTCAAGAGCTCTTCGGGCGGCATCTTCAACAACGCCGCTCAAGTCTGGAACCACACCTTCTACTGGAACTGCCTGGCACCAAACGCCGGTGGCCAGCCGACCGGTGCCCTGGCTGACGCCATCAACGCCGCTTTCGGTTCCTTCGACAAGTTCAAGGAAGAGTTCACCAAGACTTCGGTTGGCACCTTCGGTTCCGGCTGGGGCTGGCTGGTGAAGAAGGCTGACGGTTCCCTGGCCCTGGCCAGCACCATCGGCGCCGGCTGCCCGCTGACCAGCGGCGACACCCCGCTGCTGACCTGCGACGTCTGGGAACACGCCTACTACATCGACTACCGCAACCTGCGTCCGAAGTACGTCGAGGCGTTCTGGAACCTGGTCAACTGGGCCTTCGTTGCCGAACAGTTCGAAGGCAAGACCTTCAAGGCCTGA
- a CDS encoding hydroxypyruvate isomerase family protein gives MLKFNAHLGFQFNELPFLQRIEAAAAAGFRAVEFPSPYEFDASLLADQLAQYGLPLVQFAAPAGVSKGIAAVAGKEPEFRDGLRQAVSYARALACADVHLMSGVTHEDGADKVYASNLDYAVKYFEDQGLRPLIEVICTQAMPGYYMSDFGKAQRVLEAHPGMGLILDLYHAQLLTGNAADVLAQFFERTVHVQVADCPGRHQPGTGQMDVAGLLAALEQRGYAGWVGCEYRPTGATVDSLGWLDRYVS, from the coding sequence ATGCTCAAATTCAATGCTCATCTCGGCTTCCAGTTCAATGAACTGCCTTTTCTGCAGCGTATCGAAGCCGCTGCCGCCGCCGGATTTCGCGCGGTGGAATTCCCGTCACCCTATGAATTCGACGCGAGTTTGTTGGCTGATCAACTGGCGCAATATGGGTTGCCATTGGTCCAGTTCGCTGCGCCGGCTGGCGTTTCCAAGGGTATTGCCGCGGTGGCGGGCAAGGAGCCCGAGTTCCGTGACGGGTTACGCCAGGCCGTCAGCTATGCCCGCGCACTGGCGTGTGCGGATGTGCACCTGATGTCCGGGGTAACCCACGAGGATGGCGCCGACAAGGTGTACGCGAGCAACCTGGACTATGCCGTGAAGTATTTTGAAGACCAGGGGCTGCGGCCATTGATCGAGGTGATCTGCACGCAGGCAATGCCGGGGTATTACATGTCCGACTTCGGCAAGGCGCAGCGGGTGCTGGAGGCGCATCCCGGTATGGGGCTGATCCTTGATCTTTATCATGCACAGTTGCTGACCGGAAATGCTGCCGATGTGCTGGCGCAGTTCTTTGAACGGACGGTGCATGTGCAGGTGGCCGACTGCCCGGGGCGGCATCAGCCGGGGACGGGGCAGATGGATGTTGCAGGGTTGCTGGCGGCGCTGGAGCAGCGCGGGTATGCAGGGTGGGTTGGATGTGAGTATCGGCCTACGGGTGCCACTGTAGATAGCCTTGGCTGGCTTGATCGGTACGTTTCCTGA
- a CDS encoding GntR family transcriptional regulator, which translates to MIKKDLALQLAPRVIEMIRARSMKAGEPLREQTFAQAFDVSRSPIRRVFALLAEWNIAVQEPNRGYFLKQDAGQIQETTVPPTCDPFEDFYLRVVDDILSGEVPAEFFEAQLLRRYSVPRGQLLKVLNRLASEAMVERKPGQGWSLNEFVHNAQTHIQSYRFRMAIEPAALREPGYKVNQAAFAKAREQQQAMLDGEIHQLSRAQLFEIGAQFHEMIVQCSGNLFFIDAIRRQNQFRRFMSYKANVDRSRLMTQCLEHLHLLDLIESGRREEAAQFLWKHLDEVGRLKTRQDALLESQQA; encoded by the coding sequence GTGATAAAGAAAGATCTCGCCCTGCAGTTGGCCCCTCGCGTCATCGAGATGATCCGCGCCCGGTCGATGAAGGCCGGCGAGCCATTGCGCGAGCAGACCTTCGCCCAAGCCTTCGATGTCTCCCGCTCCCCCATTCGCAGGGTATTTGCCCTGCTCGCCGAGTGGAACATCGCGGTGCAGGAGCCCAATCGCGGCTACTTTCTGAAACAGGACGCCGGGCAGATCCAGGAAACCACTGTACCGCCCACCTGCGACCCATTCGAAGACTTCTACCTGCGCGTGGTGGACGACATCCTCAGCGGGGAAGTCCCTGCCGAATTCTTTGAGGCCCAATTACTGCGACGCTACTCCGTGCCCCGCGGGCAACTGCTCAAGGTCCTCAACCGGCTGGCCAGCGAAGCCATGGTCGAGCGCAAGCCCGGGCAAGGCTGGAGCCTTAACGAATTCGTACACAACGCCCAGACCCACATCCAGAGCTACCGCTTCCGCATGGCCATCGAGCCGGCCGCACTGCGCGAACCAGGCTACAAGGTCAACCAGGCCGCATTTGCCAAAGCCCGGGAGCAACAGCAGGCCATGCTCGACGGCGAAATTCACCAGCTGTCACGTGCCCAACTGTTCGAAATTGGCGCCCAGTTTCACGAAATGATCGTGCAGTGCTCGGGCAATCTCTTCTTCATAGATGCCATACGTCGGCAAAACCAGTTCAGACGCTTCATGAGCTACAAAGCCAACGTCGACCGCAGTCGCCTGATGACGCAATGCCTGGAGCACCTGCACCTGCTCGACTTGATCGAGTCCGGTCGGCGTGAAGAAGCCGCTCAGTTTCTCTGGAAACATCTGGACGAAGTCGGCCGGCTCAAGACCCGTCAGGATGCCTTGCTGGAAAGCCAGCAGGCGTAA
- a CDS encoding membrane-bound PQQ-dependent dehydrogenase, glucose/quinate/shikimate family — translation MKQGTLANGTGVSSLLFGVYTILLALLGLTLACQGSTLVSAGGSPYYAMMGTALLLSAALMGLKKSLGIYLYGAASLATYGWAIWESGYNGWAYIPRLAWLVLLSVIFLAFWPLVRRDFAKVNKALYFSIMGGLPLLMAATILTPLFFPNTVHLADSPAITAHTQQPFSRSTVTSPDANVAASHDKTNWTAYAGSNLGNHYSAAAQITPSNVSGLVKAWEYHHGDVKQPGEKTKYLNEATPIKVGDSLYTCTPKQIIISLSATTGKENWRYDSKVDPDYFANGGAYCRGVSYYEVPNASGLCAKRIIWGTNDIRLGAVDALTGQACPDFGTAGFADLKDGLGTFRKGSTGITSAPLVIRGVVITGGRVLDSDVRPAPSGVVRAYDAVSGKQKWAWDLGRPDSTAPADADETYTLSTPNSWAPISADDELGLVYITTGNAAGDFYGGTRTEQEDKFSSSLVALDALTGKVKWHFQTVHHDLWDYDLSPQPALIDFPTSSGPRPAVIQATKSGQLFVLDRATGEPLVDVVQAAVPQGTAPGDYTAATQPLSPSMPSTMGRPSKRPEVLTEADAWGLTPFDQLQCRIEFRQARYEGIFTPPVVGQQSLIFPGHHGGLNWGGVMVDLQRGLLIINNQRLPYMQGLVPREQLDAINAKSFQESPGNNQGFRVQAGLPFGAIKDPWMSALEQPCIAPPWGFISAIDLRTREVRWSRPFGTGYDSGPLGIASKLRFEIGTPSDATGVATAGGVTFIGAAIDRFMRAYNSESGELLWEERLPAGNQASPLTYMSEGRQYVVAVVGGHDRIPTKLGDSIIAWALPEK, via the coding sequence ATGAAACAAGGAACGTTGGCTAACGGGACGGGGGTCTCCAGCCTGCTGTTCGGGGTGTACACGATTCTGCTGGCCCTGCTTGGCCTGACGCTGGCCTGTCAGGGAAGCACGCTGGTCAGTGCCGGCGGCTCGCCTTACTACGCAATGATGGGTACCGCATTGCTGCTGTCAGCCGCACTCATGGGCCTGAAGAAGTCGCTCGGCATCTATCTCTACGGTGCAGCATCCCTGGCCACCTACGGCTGGGCAATCTGGGAATCCGGCTACAACGGCTGGGCCTATATCCCACGTCTGGCATGGCTGGTACTTCTCAGTGTGATCTTTCTGGCCTTCTGGCCTCTTGTCCGGCGCGACTTTGCCAAAGTCAACAAGGCACTGTATTTCAGCATCATGGGGGGGCTGCCGCTGCTGATGGCGGCCACCATCCTGACACCGCTGTTCTTCCCCAACACCGTTCACCTGGCCGACTCGCCCGCTATCACCGCGCATACACAGCAACCCTTCAGCCGCAGTACCGTGACCTCACCGGACGCCAATGTCGCCGCGTCCCACGACAAGACCAACTGGACCGCCTATGCCGGCTCCAACCTCGGCAACCACTATTCCGCTGCGGCGCAGATTACCCCAAGCAACGTTTCCGGCCTGGTCAAGGCCTGGGAGTATCATCATGGCGATGTGAAACAGCCTGGCGAAAAAACCAAGTATCTGAACGAGGCCACGCCAATCAAGGTTGGCGACTCGCTGTATACCTGCACGCCCAAGCAAATCATCATTTCGTTGAGCGCCACTACCGGCAAAGAGAACTGGCGCTACGACTCGAAAGTCGACCCGGACTATTTCGCCAACGGTGGTGCCTATTGCCGTGGTGTCTCGTACTACGAAGTACCCAATGCCAGTGGCCTATGCGCCAAACGCATCATCTGGGGCACCAACGACATCCGCCTGGGTGCAGTTGATGCGCTCACCGGGCAGGCCTGCCCAGATTTCGGCACGGCAGGCTTTGCCGACCTCAAGGACGGCCTGGGCACGTTCCGCAAAGGCTCCACCGGCATCACTTCTGCACCACTGGTAATCCGTGGTGTGGTCATTACCGGTGGCCGCGTGCTTGACTCGGATGTGCGCCCGGCGCCATCAGGTGTGGTTCGCGCCTACGACGCAGTCAGCGGCAAACAGAAGTGGGCCTGGGACCTCGGTCGCCCCGACAGCACTGCGCCTGCCGACGCCGATGAAACCTATACGCTCAGCACGCCCAACTCATGGGCGCCGATTTCCGCCGACGACGAACTGGGGCTGGTCTACATCACCACCGGCAATGCTGCAGGCGACTTCTATGGCGGTACCCGTACCGAACAGGAAGACAAGTTCAGCTCTTCACTGGTGGCCCTGGATGCGCTCACCGGCAAGGTCAAATGGCATTTCCAGACCGTCCATCACGACCTCTGGGACTACGACCTGAGCCCACAACCGGCGCTGATCGATTTCCCCACGAGCAGCGGCCCACGCCCGGCCGTCATTCAAGCGACCAAATCGGGCCAGTTGTTCGTCCTCGACCGCGCCACCGGCGAACCGCTGGTCGACGTGGTGCAGGCTGCCGTCCCGCAGGGCACTGCCCCTGGAGACTACACCGCGGCGACGCAGCCGCTGTCACCAAGCATGCCGAGCACCATGGGCCGCCCATCGAAAAGACCGGAAGTGCTGACCGAAGCCGACGCCTGGGGCCTGACGCCGTTCGATCAGTTGCAATGCCGCATCGAGTTTCGCCAGGCGCGTTACGAAGGGATCTTTACACCGCCGGTAGTCGGCCAGCAAAGCCTGATCTTTCCCGGCCATCACGGCGGCCTGAACTGGGGCGGAGTGATGGTGGACCTGCAGCGAGGCCTGCTGATCATCAACAACCAGCGGTTGCCGTACATGCAGGGGCTGGTTCCACGCGAACAGCTCGATGCGATCAATGCCAAGTCGTTTCAGGAGTCGCCGGGCAATAACCAGGGGTTCCGCGTCCAGGCCGGTCTGCCGTTCGGGGCAATCAAGGACCCATGGATGTCAGCGCTGGAACAGCCGTGCATCGCACCACCCTGGGGGTTCATCTCCGCTATCGACCTGCGCACACGTGAAGTGCGCTGGAGCCGCCCGTTCGGCACCGGCTATGACAGTGGGCCCTTGGGCATCGCCTCGAAACTGCGCTTCGAAATCGGCACTCCGAGCGACGCTACTGGCGTGGCTACAGCAGGAGGCGTGACCTTCATTGGCGCTGCCATCGACCGTTTCATGCGCGCCTACAACAGCGAAAGTGGTGAATTGCTGTGGGAAGAGCGCCTACCGGCCGGCAACCAGGCTTCGCCCCTGACCTACATGAGCGAAGGGCGGCAGTACGTTGTTGCCGTGGTCGGCGGGCATGACCGGATTCCGACCAAGCTGGGTGACAGCATCATTGCCTGGGCGCTGCCGGAAAAATAG
- a CDS encoding TSUP family transporter codes for MFELSAGLYVLVGVSFLTSLMTAAIGVGGGIGLLAVMPQFLPISAVVPVHGLIQMVSNGSRFAFDYKHAKIEILPRYVIGCLSGAAIGYFFIGHFPEKYLSLILGIFILAITWTKLVASLGFVLKNFAIVGFLQTFLSLFVAVTGLISQPILMRMNINKDQVIVTHAMQMSVLHGLKVAAFVFAGFAFMDYAQLIIIMITASTAGSYLGGFLRNRISQRVGAILLKAGVTFFGLKMIVDHFIQNV; via the coding sequence ATGTTTGAACTATCCGCTGGCCTATATGTTTTGGTGGGCGTCAGTTTTCTAACTTCTTTGATGACTGCCGCTATCGGCGTAGGCGGCGGGATTGGCCTATTGGCAGTCATGCCGCAGTTCCTGCCCATTTCTGCCGTTGTGCCAGTGCATGGCCTGATTCAGATGGTCAGCAACGGCAGCCGCTTCGCCTTCGATTACAAGCACGCAAAAATCGAGATTCTCCCGCGTTATGTCATCGGCTGCCTTTCAGGGGCAGCCATCGGTTACTTCTTCATTGGGCATTTCCCGGAAAAGTACCTGTCGTTGATTCTCGGCATCTTCATCCTGGCGATTACCTGGACCAAGCTGGTCGCCTCGCTCGGCTTTGTCCTGAAAAACTTTGCCATCGTTGGTTTCCTGCAAACGTTTCTATCACTGTTCGTTGCCGTCACCGGGCTTATTTCCCAGCCGATCCTGATGAGGATGAACATCAACAAGGATCAGGTCATCGTCACCCACGCCATGCAGATGAGTGTATTGCACGGCCTGAAAGTAGCTGCCTTTGTCTTTGCCGGCTTTGCCTTCATGGACTATGCCCAGTTGATCATCATCATGATCACCGCCTCCACCGCCGGTTCCTACCTGGGCGGCTTTCTTCGAAACCGAATATCGCAACGTGTTGGCGCCATCCTGCTTAAAGCCGGGGTGACGTTCTTCGGTTTGAAAATGATTGTGGACCACTTTATTCAAAACGTCTGA
- a CDS encoding TauD/TfdA family dioxygenase: MIARKKFDSKDSQGISTFLHEHGYCVINPEDDSLEAFRAVAGRFGLIQFHTKSDKTGVVGGGDPINKDWQAFRDDYHGELSSDFYPHTDGSFLNGMAYIDGVARKITPPKYVILQCVSKPQFGGDNFLVDGQRIYNDLLVNHPDILRILMTSGSVTYCRDDLLSIDCSVFEKINENKLRIRYRYDSTAFSPEWASSAFQYIQDEYSTNPDYITNISLEPGEILVMDNLRVLHARHQFTDGNMKRKVRRLWIADDTSMVFKNILNQSPVRRAMLPFQKYNIAAAENAPAFIDYSCGIRFQSDMFLTPPCAELEQWPASSANRQ; encoded by the coding sequence ATGATCGCGCGTAAAAAGTTTGATTCCAAGGACAGCCAGGGGATCTCGACTTTTCTTCATGAACATGGATATTGCGTAATCAACCCCGAGGACGATTCGCTCGAGGCCTTTCGCGCGGTTGCAGGCCGGTTCGGCCTGATCCAGTTCCATACCAAATCCGACAAGACTGGCGTGGTCGGCGGCGGCGATCCGATCAACAAGGACTGGCAAGCGTTCAGGGACGACTACCACGGCGAACTGTCGAGCGACTTCTATCCCCATACGGATGGCTCGTTCCTCAATGGCATGGCGTATATCGATGGGGTTGCCAGAAAGATTACCCCGCCCAAATACGTCATTCTGCAGTGCGTTTCCAAACCGCAGTTTGGCGGTGACAACTTCCTGGTGGATGGGCAACGCATTTATAATGACCTGCTGGTGAATCATCCCGACATCCTGAGGATCCTGATGACCAGTGGCAGTGTCACGTACTGCCGTGATGACCTGCTGTCGATCGATTGTTCTGTCTTCGAAAAGATCAATGAGAACAAACTGCGTATTCGCTACCGGTATGACAGCACTGCGTTCAGTCCGGAATGGGCCAGTTCCGCCTTCCAGTATATCCAGGATGAATATTCAACCAACCCGGACTACATCACCAACATTAGCCTGGAACCCGGCGAAATCCTGGTCATGGACAACTTGCGAGTATTGCATGCACGCCACCAGTTCACTGACGGCAACATGAAAAGAAAAGTCCGTCGGCTGTGGATTGCCGATGACACCAGCATGGTATTCAAGAATATTCTCAACCAGTCGCCGGTGCGCAGGGCCATGTTGCCGTTCCAGAAATACAATATTGCCGCCGCCGAGAACGCGCCTGCCTTCATCGATTACAGTTGCGGGATTCGGTTTCAGTCGGACATGTTCCTGACCCCGCCCTGTGCCGAACTTGAACAATGGCCGGCCAGCAGTGCCAATCGCCAATAA